A stretch of DNA from Plasmodium berghei ANKA genome assembly, chromosome: 11:
TAATTAAACCTTTTAAATGTGTAAAGGATATGggtattatttattactttGAAAAGAATAcgcaaaaatatatttatacgtATTTTTTCGAtgtgtataaaaatattattgttattaaatAGTATGTGAAATGATGCTTAATAAGAAAAGATAACGGAGAAGAAGGAGTGAATCAATACAAACACGAAATAGACATAGGACtcaatttgataaaaacaacaaatttaaaaaatcgaagaataaataaagttaatgaaaatgatgaacTTAAATAACTTCATCAAAAATGAATTGccaataaatgaaaaagcCAGCTCACATTtcaaagaaaatatttctgGGTCTTCAAAAAAAgcaaatgaaataaatgagATGAAAGCATTAACGAGTTTGATTTTTAAAAGTGAATTAATGcgaaaatttttaatggATGAAAATGTATGgatatttatacaaaatatgaaaagaAAACTAAATGAAGATTCTATAGGATTTGATGCTTGGTTAGATAATCAATTAATTATAGCAAAAGCTAATTCTGAAATTTCTATAAATGCAGATATAATACCTCTTGTTCATcatgttaaaaataattatgaaaatgttTGTTCTAAAAGTGATAAAgaatatgatgaaaaatattacccTTTCTTTAACCATGACATCCAGAAAGACAacaaaataacaataaaagaATCTTTAGAAGCTGGGATAGGTATTAAAAGAGATGAAGATAAATTCGATTttgaaaatgtaaaaaataaattaattaaaaatatagaaaaaaatgaaaaagatgatataaaaatatgctatagaaataataaaactaaaaatgataatctatatttaaaagaaacagaaaaaacattttatgataaaatgcagaatgatattaataatatgaaaaaactCTTAACCGacgaagaaaaaaaaaaagaaattaaaaatatgaatgatcatataaacaatactgatgaaaaaaatatatttgatagTTACACAGTAAAAAGATACAAAACAGAAATTAGTTCAGATAAGTTTACATCAAATAATATGGATGAATCTAAAAGTCTGGGCCAGAATATCTTAGAGACAAAAGGAAAATTGTCTGCTATTTTTGGAacaaacataaatataaaaaatgacatCCACAATAATAGTGAACGTGATATTCTAAATGAATGTGAACAAAAATTTCTTACTGATTCAataacaattaaaaaaaaaaatgaaaacaatCCATTGATAACTTGtaagaatatattaaatggtatgaataatcaaaattcttcgaaaaatatacataaccCAAATAACGAGagtattgaaaaaaataattatataaatgaacaATTTGAACATAAATttgatgataaaatatcTATTCAACCTCGAAATAAATTGATTAATCATGATCAGAATTTTGATGCACATAAAAAAGAGGAATACAAAGAAACAAATCATGGAATAATCAATATGAGTTTAAGAAACGGCAAAGTTACAGATAATACTGGAACGGATATAGGAAATAAAgcaaatatgaaaaatgagaaaaaagAAGTTTTCCCAATTAATCTGAATAAGAACCTAGAGAGTGATAAAAGGGGTTATATCGAATTTAAAACAACAGAAACAACATTcacaaaaaatgataaagacaaaaatgaaaataatcaaataCTTATTTCAATTCCTAAAACGAACATCAAAATTGGAAGagaaataaatgaagaaaCAAGTTTGAAactaaagaaaatatttagtcaatgtaataataaaatgaatttagacgattttgaaaatttaatagtagttaattttttgaaaataggGAGATATATGAGTCAcacattattttcaaaaatagaaaaaataaacaaagaTTTTGTTACATATCAAGAAGCTCAAAAGTATTTCTCTAATCGTTTTATTGATGGAACAAATGATCCAAGTTATTACAATGACAAATGGTATGTCACTTTGTTTGAAAATAAACGGAAAGGAGTTGGAGAACCAAATAGCAATCATACCAATGATAATAGtgatgtaaataataatggaataaataatgttGTTTGTATAAATTCTAATGGAGGGGATCAAATAGGcaattatgaaaatgagAAATTAAATGATACTATTGATATATTAGATGGAAATACATCAAACTCTAAAAATAAGGAACATATTGATGTGgcttataaaaaatgttctattataaatttttttaatgctATAAAAAGTGATATCAATAAAGATTATTTAGAATTTAAAGATTTTGATATATACCTAAgagaaatattaaaaagaaataaatcattacattttttattagaaCATTCTGAGTTTTTAGAAAGATATATAGAATCTGTTATTGTCcgaattttttataatatagatattaatgatacaaataaaatatatttaagcGATTTTCGAAAACATACTTTGGCACATATATGGTGTTCTTTAGATGACTCTATAAGAGTTCAACATattaaacaatattttagttattcacatttttatgtatattattgtaCTTTTTGTCAAACTAGTAGTTGCAAAGATATGTTAATAGATGATAATGATTTATATCGATTTGATAATCACTCATTAAATGATTTTATAGTTAATAGAATATGGTCTCGAA
This window harbors:
- a CDS encoding phosphatase 2A regulatory subunit-related protein, putative encodes the protein MKMMNLNNFIKNELPINEKASSHFKENISGSSKKANEINEMKALTSLIFKSELMRKFLMDENVWIFIQNMKRKLNEDSIGFDAWLDNQLIIAKANSEISINADIIPLVHHVKNNYENVCSKSDKEYDEKYYPFFNHDIQKDNKITIKESLEAGIGIKRDEDKFDFENVKNKLIKNIEKNEKDDIKICYRNNKTKNDNLYLKETEKTFYDKMQNDINNMKKLLTDEEKKKEIKNMNDHINNTDEKNIFDSYTVKRYKTEISSDKFTSNNMDESKSLGQNILETKGKLSAIFGTNINIKNDIHNNSERDILNECEQKFLTDSITIKKKNENNPLITCKNILNGMNNQNSSKNIHNPNNESIEKNNYINEQFEHKFDDKISIQPRNKLINHDQNFDAHKKEEYKETNHGIINMSLRNGKVTDNTGTDIGNKANMKNEKKEVFPINLNKNLESDKRGYIEFKTTETTFTKNDKDKNENNQILISIPKTNIKIGREINEETSLKLKKIFSQCNNKMNLDDFENLIVVNFLKIGRYMSHTLFSKIEKINKDFVTYQEAQKYFSNRFIDGTNDPSYYNDKWYVTLFENKRKGVGEPNSNHTNDNSDVNNNGINNVVCINSNGGDQIGNYENEKLNDTIDILDGNTSNSKNKEHIDVAYKKCSIINFFNAIKSDINKDYLEFKDFDIYLREILKRNKSLHFLLEHSEFLERYIESVIVRIFYNIDINDTNKIYLSDFRKHTLAHIWCSLDDSIRVQHIKQYFSYSHFYVYYCTFCQTSSCKDMLIDDNDLYRFDNHSLNDFIVNRIWSRISIKLGGPNQKYMCLNDWIYFLTNYEDMTTNRSIEFWFKLIDLDGDCVIRDHEIRVFFNIQMERLKSHYLEEPKFEDWLCQMNDAIQPTVEGHFTLSDLKKNKKYAARFFGCLVSLSKLLAWESRDVHKELQIETEYPQWTPWEIFCKIKYDELCYIENESFYDTFDNYENYDSKNIYTLGSD